From a single Thermothielavioides terrestris NRRL 8126 chromosome 1, complete sequence genomic region:
- a CDS encoding glycosyltransferase family 21 protein (CAZy_ID 269797), with product MTVGNGPMSMVVQGAALVSLIWSCTVFVVQAIGISQLFRHHSGPLPKPVSPSLEPDEVPHITVIRPVKGVEVGLYECLASTFRLAYPKSKLTIYLCVASTDDPAYPVLQQLVADFPGFDAKVLVEEDDPLLHGTGGHVNNLGPNPKIRNISRAYREAKGDIVWIVDCNVWVGTNSAGRMVDKLCGFLPDGSRTTPYKFVHQLPLVVDIDPLPTAEERQRLLPTTHNASPPTDRTPRGILSHFGGRLEEMFMSTTHAKFYSAINTVGVAPCIIGKSNMFRKSHLDLFTDPARNPLLSPRDAARGRGLDFFSSYICEDHLIGDLIWRSRLPPQSSDDDGGAPAPRFRNHGLVFGEPALQPMAGMSAAGYVARRVRWLRVRKWTVLAATLVEPGVEPLVCCAHLAFALTTLPWFRGGDRGWGAGVGVPPTWRAMALVWALAVTAWMLVDRWVSGELRRLRSVDVDEHTPAFARGAGRPGGIPQRPFGEWLAAWVGREVLALPIWTWAVLLGTTVTWRGRRFRVRMDMSVVEVGGGTRESSAPGSKVTSRPNSRNKDRID from the exons ATGACCGTTGGCAATGGCCCAATGTCGATGGTCGTCCAAGGCGCCGCCTTGGTGAGCCTAATCTGGAGCTGCACCGTCTTCGTTGTCCAGGCCATCGGAATCTCGCAGCT CTTCCGCCACCACTCCGGACCGCTCCCGAAGCCCGTGTCGCCGTCCCTCGAACCAGATGAGGTTCCTCACATCACCGTCATTCGCCCGGTcaagggcgtcgaggtcggcctctaCGAGTGCCTCGCATCGACCTTCCGCCTCGCCTACCCCAAATCGAAGCTGACCATTTACCTCTGCGTCGCCTCCACCGATGACCCGGCGTATCCGGTCCTAcagcagctcgtcgcggACTTCCCGGGCTTCGACGCAAaggtcctcgtcgaggaggacgatCCGCTGCTACACGGCACTGGGGGCCACGTCAACAACCTGGGCCCGAACCCGAAGATCCGCAACATCAGCCGCGCATACCGCGAAGCCAAGGGCGACATTGTCTGGATCGTCGACTGCAACGTGTGGGTCGGCACAAACTCGGCCGGGCGGATGGTGGACAAGCTCTGCGGATTCCTGCCCGACGGCAGCAGGACCACGCCCTACAAGTTCGTGCACCAGCTGcccctcgtcgtcgacatcGACCCGCTGCCAACCGCCGAAGAGcggcagcgcctcctccccaccaCTCACAACGCCAGCCCGCCGACCGACCGCACTCCCCGCGGCATCCTCTCCCACTTCGGCGGCCGTCTCGAAGAGATGTTCATGTCCACCACCCACGCCAAGTTCTACAGCGCCATCAAcaccgtcggcgtcgcccccTGCATCATCGGCAAAAGCAACATGTTCCGCAAGTCCCACCTGGACCTGTTCACCGACCCGGCCCGCAACCCGCTGCTCTCCCCacgcgacgccgcccgcggccgcggcctcgacttcttctcctcctaCATCTGCGAGGACCACCTGATCGGCGACCTGATCTGGCGctcgcggctgccgccgcaaagctccgacgacgacggcggcgcccctGCCCCCCGCTTCCGCAACCACGGCCTGGTCTTcggcgagccggcgctgcagcCCATGGCGGgcatgtcggcggcgggctaCGTGGCGCGGCGGGTGCGCTGGCTGCGCGTGCGCAAGTGgaccgtgctggccgccacgCTGGTCGAGCCGGGCGTCGAGCCGCTCGTGTGCTGCGCGCACCTGGCCTTCGCGCTCACGACGCTGCCCTGgttccgcggcggcgaccgggGGTGGGGCGCGGGTGTCGGCGTGCCGCCGACGTGGCGCGCCATGGCGCTCGTGTGGGCGCTGGCCGTGACCGCGTGGATGCTGGTCGACCGCTGGGTGAgcggcgagctgcggcggctgcggagcGTCGACGTGGATGAGCACACGCCGGCCTTCGCGCGGGGCGCGGGCCGCCCCGGCGGCATCCCGCAGCGGCCGTTCGGCGAGTGGCTGGCCGCCTGGGTCGGGAgggaggtgctggcgctgcccaTCTGGACGtgggcggtgctgctgggcACGACAGTGACctggcggggccggcggtTTCGGGTGCGCATGGACATGAGCGTGGTGGAGGTCGGGGGTGGGACGCGCGAGTCGTCCGCGCCGGGCTCGAAGGTGACGAGCCGTCCTAATTCCCGTAATAAAGACCGTATAGACTAG